A genomic segment from Branchiostoma floridae strain S238N-H82 chromosome 7, Bfl_VNyyK, whole genome shotgun sequence encodes:
- the LOC118419055 gene encoding zinc finger protein 330-like isoform X1 — translation MPKKKTGARKKAEKQKMRQKEIRQAKDNVSIVDHPCNFVMECDKCRRRQKTRAFCYFCSSVQKLPVCASCAKTKCMMKSGDCVIKHPGQYTTGMGMVGAICDYCEAWVCHGRKCLSTHACECPLQDALCLECERGIWDSGGRFFKCAYCDNFLCEDDQFEHQASCQILEAENFKCVSCNRHGQYSCMRCKTAYCDDHVKRKGAKITKGQPVTCPKCGHETKETKDLSVSTRNYDYGRQTEDDEASGGWGYASYGGYGGYSYGNADDDDDDDDDESEEEDEEEDVSNPLSDLNLGATYAGGYQEEYNKYED, via the exons ATGCCAAAGAAGAAGACAGGAGCCCGGAAGAAGGCGGAGAAGCAGAAGATGAGACAAAAGGAGATCAGACAGGCCAAGGACAATGTCAGCATTGTGGATCATCCCTGTAACTTTGTTATG GAATGTGACAAATGTAGAAG GAGACAGAAAACAAGAGCGTTCTGTTATTTCTGTTCGTCTGTTCAAAAACTGCCTGTTTGTGCAAGCTGTG CAAAAACCAAATGTATGATGAAGTCCGGGGACTGTGTAATCAAACATCCAGGCCAGTATACCACAGGGATGGGGATGGTG GGTGCAATCTGTGACTACTGTGAGGCCTGGGTGTGCCATGGTAGGAAGTGCCTGTCCACACATGCCTGTGAGTGTCCACTGCAGGATGCCTTGTGCCTGGAGTGTGAGAGAGGGATCTGGGATTCAG GTGGCAGGTTTTTCAAGTGTGCCTATTGTGACAACTTCCTGTGTGAGGATGACCAGTTTGAACACCAGGCTAGCTGTCAAATCTTGGAGGCAGAGAACTTTAAAT GTGTGTCCTGTAACAGACATGGCCAGTACTCCTGCATGAGATGTAAG ACTGCCTACTGTGATGACCATGTGAAGAGGAAGGGTGCTAAGATCACCAAGGGCCAGCCTGTCACCTGTCCAAAGTGTGGACACGAAACCAAGGAAACCAAGGATCTCAGCGTCTCAA CGAGGAATTATGACTACGGGAGGCAGACAGAAGATGACGAGGCTTCAGGAGGCTGGGGTTACGCCTCCTATGGGGGGTACGGTGGATACAGCTACGGCaatgcagatgatgatgatg atgatgatgatgatgagtcagAAGAAGAGGATGAGGAAGAAGACGTCTCCAACCCCCTGTCTGACCTCAACCTGGGTGCCACCTACGCTGGGGGGTATCAAGAAGAATATAACAAATACGAGGACTGA
- the LOC118419055 gene encoding zinc finger protein 330-like isoform X2, translated as MPKKKTGARKKAEKQKMRQKEIRQAKDNVSIVDHPCNFVMECDKCRRRQKTRAFCYFCSSVQKLPVCASCAKTKCMMKSGDCVIKHPGQYTTGMGMVGAICDYCEAWVCHGRKCLSTHACECPLQDALCLECERGIWDSGGRFFKCAYCDNFLCEDDQFEHQASCQILEAENFKCVSCNRHGQYSCMRCKTAYCDDHVKRKGAKITKGQPVTCPKCGHETKETKDLSVSTRNYDYGRQTEDDEASGGWGYASYGGYGGYSYGNADDDDDDDDESEEEDEEEDVSNPLSDLNLGATYAGGYQEEYNKYED; from the exons ATGCCAAAGAAGAAGACAGGAGCCCGGAAGAAGGCGGAGAAGCAGAAGATGAGACAAAAGGAGATCAGACAGGCCAAGGACAATGTCAGCATTGTGGATCATCCCTGTAACTTTGTTATG GAATGTGACAAATGTAGAAG GAGACAGAAAACAAGAGCGTTCTGTTATTTCTGTTCGTCTGTTCAAAAACTGCCTGTTTGTGCAAGCTGTG CAAAAACCAAATGTATGATGAAGTCCGGGGACTGTGTAATCAAACATCCAGGCCAGTATACCACAGGGATGGGGATGGTG GGTGCAATCTGTGACTACTGTGAGGCCTGGGTGTGCCATGGTAGGAAGTGCCTGTCCACACATGCCTGTGAGTGTCCACTGCAGGATGCCTTGTGCCTGGAGTGTGAGAGAGGGATCTGGGATTCAG GTGGCAGGTTTTTCAAGTGTGCCTATTGTGACAACTTCCTGTGTGAGGATGACCAGTTTGAACACCAGGCTAGCTGTCAAATCTTGGAGGCAGAGAACTTTAAAT GTGTGTCCTGTAACAGACATGGCCAGTACTCCTGCATGAGATGTAAG ACTGCCTACTGTGATGACCATGTGAAGAGGAAGGGTGCTAAGATCACCAAGGGCCAGCCTGTCACCTGTCCAAAGTGTGGACACGAAACCAAGGAAACCAAGGATCTCAGCGTCTCAA CGAGGAATTATGACTACGGGAGGCAGACAGAAGATGACGAGGCTTCAGGAGGCTGGGGTTACGCCTCCTATGGGGGGTACGGTGGATACAGCTACGGCaatgcagatgatgatgatg atgatgatgatgagtcagAAGAAGAGGATGAGGAAGAAGACGTCTCCAACCCCCTGTCTGACCTCAACCTGGGTGCCACCTACGCTGGGGGGTATCAAGAAGAATATAACAAATACGAGGACTGA
- the LOC118419054 gene encoding amino acid transporter AVT3B-like isoform X1: MSVGGGGGDGEGTRHPLKIFANIFISFIGAGVLGVPYAFKEAGIIEGMVIMSAVGVLSVKAMLMIIDSKYKINRDKRPKRTDDKEFAADIEMEVLLDGDSAHGENNGDLKTGGKQHRRQSSFDHHLEELDYGDVGYHAIGPVGRQLVECSIVVSQTGFCCSYIIFISQNLMHYVDNSHMYQWLLILLPPLAILTMLRQLSNLAIFSLFADFANVFAYGVVFWFDFEHVSKVRVETIHSGDYIQEPKLHPKLMTLDGVPMFFGMAIYCYEGAGMILALEASAAKDSKPLFRKIFIFTMFVVTTLYLVFGVCGYLSFGPETNSIITLNLPPGVFPLLVKGCLCFSLFFTYPVMMFPVVQILEKKWFRDPLKQTFLGNTLRACLVLTTGMVVLLIPSFSTIMSLLGSTCCALLAFILPGLFHMRIHRESISKCHYALDVFFIVLGVVGSVVGTMDALQRMLPKSSATDGGMDVVTTRTFHSLNQTLNGTI; the protein is encoded by the exons ATGTCTGTCGGCGGTGGAGGCGGGGATGGGGAGGGCACCAGGCACCCCCTCAAGATCTTCGCCAACATCTTCATCTCCTTCATCGGAGCAGGAGTACTTGGTGTTCCTTATGCCTTCAAGGAG GCTGGAATAATCGAGGGGATGGTCATCATGTCTGCAGTTGGTGTCCTCAG TGTGAAAGCCATGCTGATGATCATAGACAGTAAATACAAAATCAACAGAGACAAGAGACCAAAGAGGACAGATGACAAGGAGTTTGCAGCAGACATTGAGATGGAGGTCCTGTTAGATGGGGATTCAGCACACGGTGAAAACAATGGGGATCTCAAGACAGGTGGAAAACAGCACAGACGACAGTCATCTTTT GACCACCATTTAGAAGAGCTGGACTATGGAGATGTTG GATACCATGCTATTGGACCAGTAGGAAGGCAGCTTGTGGAATGTTCCATTGTTGTGTCACAAACAG GCTTCTGCTGTTCTTATATCATATTCATCTCACAGAACCTTATGCACTATGTGGATAACTCCCACAT GTACCAATGGTTGCTGATCCTGCTGCCACCACTCGCCATACTGACCATGCTGAGACAGCTCAGTAACCTGGCTATCTTCAG TTTGTTTGCTGACTTTGCCAATGTCTTTGCATACGGTGTGGTCTTCTGGTTTGACTTTGAACATGTCAGCAAAGTCAG GGTGGAGACTATCCATAGTGGAGATTACATCCAAGAACCAAA GCTTCATCCGAAGCTGATGACTTTGGATGGTGTACCCATGTTCTTTGGCATGGCCATCTACTGTTATGAG GGGGCAGGCATGATCCTTGCACTGGAAGCATCAGCAGCAAAAGACAGCAAACCGTTATTCAGAAA AATATTTATCTTCACCATGTTTGTTGTCACCACCCTGTACCTGGTGTTTGGGGTCTGTGGATACCTG TCTTTTGGACCAGAAACCAACAGTATCATCACACTGAATCTGCCGCCAG GTGTATTCCCTCTGTTGGTAAAAGGCTGCCTTTGCTTCTCTCTATTCTTCACATACCCAG TGATGATGTTCCCTGTGGTCCAGATTCTGGAGAAGAAATGGTTCAGGGACCCACTGAAACAAACCTTCCTTGGG AACACCCTGCGTGCATGCCTGGTGCTGACCACAGGGATGGTGGTGCTGCTCATCCCCAGTTTCTCCACCATCATGTCCCTCCTGGGCTCCACCTGCTGTGCCTTACTGGCTTTCATCCTGCCAGGACTCTTCCATATGAGAATACACAGGGA gtctATAAGCAAGTGCCATTATGCCCTGGATGTCTTCTTCATTGTATTAGGAGTTGTAGG GTCAGTTGTAGGTACCATGGATGCCTTACAGAGGATGCTGCCCAAGTCATCAGCAACAGATGGAGGAATGGATGTCGTGACAACAAGAACATTCCATTCACTCAACCAAACACTGAATGGGACCATTTGA
- the LOC118419054 gene encoding amino acid transporter AVT3B-like isoform X3, with protein MSVGGGGGDGEGTRHPLKIFANIFISFIGAGVLGVPYAFKEAGIIEGMVIMSAVGVLSVKAMLMIIDSKYKINRDKRPKRTDDKEFAADIEMEVLLDGDSAHGENNGDLKTGGKQHRRQSSFDHHLEELDYGDVGYHAIGPVGRQLVECSIVVSQTGFCCSYIIFISQNLMHYVDNSHMYQWLLILLPPLAILTMLRQLSNLAIFSLFADFANVFAYGVVFWFDFEHVSKVSVSPKMYDWNRLSFMFAISIYCYEGAGMILALEASAAKDSKPLFRKIFIFTMFVVTTLYLVFGVCGYLSFGPETNSIITLNLPPGVFPLLVKGCLCFSLFFTYPVMMFPVVQILEKKWFRDPLKQTFLGNTLRACLVLTTGMVVLLIPSFSTIMSLLGSTCCALLAFILPGLFHMRIHRESISKCHYALDVFFIVLGVVGSVVGTMDALQRMLPKSSATDGGMDVVTTRTFHSLNQTLNGTI; from the exons ATGTCTGTCGGCGGTGGAGGCGGGGATGGGGAGGGCACCAGGCACCCCCTCAAGATCTTCGCCAACATCTTCATCTCCTTCATCGGAGCAGGAGTACTTGGTGTTCCTTATGCCTTCAAGGAG GCTGGAATAATCGAGGGGATGGTCATCATGTCTGCAGTTGGTGTCCTCAG TGTGAAAGCCATGCTGATGATCATAGACAGTAAATACAAAATCAACAGAGACAAGAGACCAAAGAGGACAGATGACAAGGAGTTTGCAGCAGACATTGAGATGGAGGTCCTGTTAGATGGGGATTCAGCACACGGTGAAAACAATGGGGATCTCAAGACAGGTGGAAAACAGCACAGACGACAGTCATCTTTT GACCACCATTTAGAAGAGCTGGACTATGGAGATGTTG GATACCATGCTATTGGACCAGTAGGAAGGCAGCTTGTGGAATGTTCCATTGTTGTGTCACAAACAG GCTTCTGCTGTTCTTATATCATATTCATCTCACAGAACCTTATGCACTATGTGGATAACTCCCACAT GTACCAATGGTTGCTGATCCTGCTGCCACCACTCGCCATACTGACCATGCTGAGACAGCTCAGTAACCTGGCTATCTTCAG TTTGTTTGCTGACTTTGCCAATGTCTTTGCATACGGTGTGGTCTTCTGGTTTGACTTTGAACATGTCAGCAAAGTCAG TGTCAGCCCTAAAATGTATGACTGGAATCGCCTAAGCTTCATGTTTGCGATAAGCATCTACTGTTATGAG GGGGCAGGCATGATCCTTGCACTGGAAGCATCAGCAGCAAAAGACAGCAAACCGTTATTCAGAAA AATATTTATCTTCACCATGTTTGTTGTCACCACCCTGTACCTGGTGTTTGGGGTCTGTGGATACCTG TCTTTTGGACCAGAAACCAACAGTATCATCACACTGAATCTGCCGCCAG GTGTATTCCCTCTGTTGGTAAAAGGCTGCCTTTGCTTCTCTCTATTCTTCACATACCCAG TGATGATGTTCCCTGTGGTCCAGATTCTGGAGAAGAAATGGTTCAGGGACCCACTGAAACAAACCTTCCTTGGG AACACCCTGCGTGCATGCCTGGTGCTGACCACAGGGATGGTGGTGCTGCTCATCCCCAGTTTCTCCACCATCATGTCCCTCCTGGGCTCCACCTGCTGTGCCTTACTGGCTTTCATCCTGCCAGGACTCTTCCATATGAGAATACACAGGGA gtctATAAGCAAGTGCCATTATGCCCTGGATGTCTTCTTCATTGTATTAGGAGTTGTAGG GTCAGTTGTAGGTACCATGGATGCCTTACAGAGGATGCTGCCCAAGTCATCAGCAACAGATGGAGGAATGGATGTCGTGACAACAAGAACATTCCATTCACTCAACCAAACACTGAATGGGACCATTTGA
- the LOC118419054 gene encoding amino acid transporter AVT3C-like isoform X2: MSVGGGGGDGEGTRHPLKIFANIFISFIGAGVLGVPYAFKEAGIIEGMVIMSAVGVLSVKAMLMIIDSKYKINRDKRPKRTDDKEFAADIEMEVLLDGDSAHGENNGDLKTGGKQHRRQSSFDHHLEELDYGDVGYHAIGPVGRQLVECSIVVSQTGFCCSYIIFISQNLMHYVDNSHMYQWLLILLPPLAILTMLRQLSNLAIFSLFADFANVFAYGVVFWFDFEHVSKVRLHPKLMTLDGVPMFFGMAIYCYEGAGMILALEASAAKDSKPLFRKIFIFTMFVVTTLYLVFGVCGYLSFGPETNSIITLNLPPGVFPLLVKGCLCFSLFFTYPVMMFPVVQILEKKWFRDPLKQTFLGNTLRACLVLTTGMVVLLIPSFSTIMSLLGSTCCALLAFILPGLFHMRIHRESISKCHYALDVFFIVLGVVGSVVGTMDALQRMLPKSSATDGGMDVVTTRTFHSLNQTLNGTI, from the exons ATGTCTGTCGGCGGTGGAGGCGGGGATGGGGAGGGCACCAGGCACCCCCTCAAGATCTTCGCCAACATCTTCATCTCCTTCATCGGAGCAGGAGTACTTGGTGTTCCTTATGCCTTCAAGGAG GCTGGAATAATCGAGGGGATGGTCATCATGTCTGCAGTTGGTGTCCTCAG TGTGAAAGCCATGCTGATGATCATAGACAGTAAATACAAAATCAACAGAGACAAGAGACCAAAGAGGACAGATGACAAGGAGTTTGCAGCAGACATTGAGATGGAGGTCCTGTTAGATGGGGATTCAGCACACGGTGAAAACAATGGGGATCTCAAGACAGGTGGAAAACAGCACAGACGACAGTCATCTTTT GACCACCATTTAGAAGAGCTGGACTATGGAGATGTTG GATACCATGCTATTGGACCAGTAGGAAGGCAGCTTGTGGAATGTTCCATTGTTGTGTCACAAACAG GCTTCTGCTGTTCTTATATCATATTCATCTCACAGAACCTTATGCACTATGTGGATAACTCCCACAT GTACCAATGGTTGCTGATCCTGCTGCCACCACTCGCCATACTGACCATGCTGAGACAGCTCAGTAACCTGGCTATCTTCAG TTTGTTTGCTGACTTTGCCAATGTCTTTGCATACGGTGTGGTCTTCTGGTTTGACTTTGAACATGTCAGCAAAGTCAG GCTTCATCCGAAGCTGATGACTTTGGATGGTGTACCCATGTTCTTTGGCATGGCCATCTACTGTTATGAG GGGGCAGGCATGATCCTTGCACTGGAAGCATCAGCAGCAAAAGACAGCAAACCGTTATTCAGAAA AATATTTATCTTCACCATGTTTGTTGTCACCACCCTGTACCTGGTGTTTGGGGTCTGTGGATACCTG TCTTTTGGACCAGAAACCAACAGTATCATCACACTGAATCTGCCGCCAG GTGTATTCCCTCTGTTGGTAAAAGGCTGCCTTTGCTTCTCTCTATTCTTCACATACCCAG TGATGATGTTCCCTGTGGTCCAGATTCTGGAGAAGAAATGGTTCAGGGACCCACTGAAACAAACCTTCCTTGGG AACACCCTGCGTGCATGCCTGGTGCTGACCACAGGGATGGTGGTGCTGCTCATCCCCAGTTTCTCCACCATCATGTCCCTCCTGGGCTCCACCTGCTGTGCCTTACTGGCTTTCATCCTGCCAGGACTCTTCCATATGAGAATACACAGGGA gtctATAAGCAAGTGCCATTATGCCCTGGATGTCTTCTTCATTGTATTAGGAGTTGTAGG GTCAGTTGTAGGTACCATGGATGCCTTACAGAGGATGCTGCCCAAGTCATCAGCAACAGATGGAGGAATGGATGTCGTGACAACAAGAACATTCCATTCACTCAACCAAACACTGAATGGGACCATTTGA
- the LOC118419438 gene encoding endonuclease 8-like 3, whose product MVEGPGCKLKGERLVRLKGQRVVQTQWGRNRTRPEVCIFSRVGQRRVATDIFFLYLLNLLLQVLQLKEEHVKHLVKMTRDFSMLFYKCRKEGRALSRHCKVYKRQWCGQCQGRITVCRMGENGRMTYFCEGCQTRDPETIINNRRILPTKNSLIGWVTTGGHSRADDQEWTCSVCTLINKGKAGMCSACGSPKPLSSTGRLSDTEWTCSLCTLVNDGDTKVCLVCEGPRSEPENSREQLQRVIATSDGDSVHSSLPSVPDGTPSPCNGQVSRKRELPCSSGVIVTKPTIPASGKLARLESAPLTSPSGTRVPSAAIGFNSDAAGNRLERPQHEITFHSNGSKVARGTEGSNTVMCCKQHNKVCVERTARKKGDNYGRPFFCCSMPRGKQCQFFQWADDNFPLCNHGKRCVKRTVLKQGVNNGKNFYTCRLERGKQCPFFQWV is encoded by the exons ATGGTGGAGGGACCGGGCTGTAAGCTGAAGGGAGAACGACTGGTCCGGTTGAAGGGCCAGCGTGTGGTGCAGACGCAGTGGGGGAGGAACCGTACGCGGCCTGAGGTGTGTATTTTCTCCAGGGTCGGACAGCGACGTGTGGCGAC agatattttttttctgtatctatTAAATCTTTTGCTACAGGTTTTGCAACTCAAAGAAGAGCATGTTAAGCACCTGGTAAAGATGACAAGGGACTTCTCAATGTTGTTCTACAAG TGTAGGAAGGAGGGCAGAGCCTTGTCCAGACACTGTAAGGTCTACAAGAGACAGTGGTGTGGCCAGTGCCAGGGGAGGATCACTGTGTGCAGGATGGGGGAGAATGGGAGGATGACCTACTTCTGTGAAGGGTGTCAAACACGAGACCCTGAGACTATCATCAACAACAGAAG GATTTTGCCCACAAAGAACAGCCTTATTGGCTGGGTTACCACTGGAGGCCATTCAAGAGCTGATGACCAGGAATGGACATGTTCAGTCTGCACCTTAATCAATAAAGGAAAAGCAGGAATGTGTTCAGCATGTGGGTCACCCAAACCTCTGTCCTCCACAGGACGTTTGTCCGATACAGAGTGGACCTGTTCACTGTGCACTCTGGTAAATGATGGGGACACTAAGGTATGCCTCGTTTGTGAAGGGCCTAGAAGTGAACCAGAAAATAGCCGAGAGCAGTTGCAACGAGTTATTGCGACTAGCGATGGCGATAGTGTTCACTCTTCATTGCCATCGGTGCCAGATGGGACGCCTTCTCCATGTAACGGACAGGTATCGCGGAAAAGAGAATTGCCTTGCAGCTCAGGTGTGATAGTCACAAAGCCAACCATTCCTGCCTCTGGCAAGCTAGCTAGATTAGAGTCAGCACCATTAACAAGCCCCTCGGGCACGCGTGTACCGTCGGCAGCGATTGGGTTTAATTCAGATGCTGCCGGCAACAGATTGGAAAGACCACAACATGAAATCACTTTTCACAGTAATGGATCCAAAGTGGCCAGGGGTACTGAAGGAAGTAATACAGTCATGTGCTGCAAGCAGCACAACAAGGTGTGTGTAGAAAGGACTGCCAGGAAGAAGGGAGATAACTATGGTCGCCCATTCTTCTGTTGCTCCATGCCTCGAGGAAAACAGTGCCAATTCTTTCAG TGGGCTGATGACAATTTTCCCCTGTGTAACCATGGGAAACGTTGTGTCAAGAGGACTGTTCTAAAGCAGGGTGTTAATAACGGCAAGAACTTTTACACCTGTCGTCTGGAACGGGGAAAACAATGTCCCTTTTTCCAGTGGGTATGA